The following coding sequences lie in one Yamadazyma tenuis chromosome 3, complete sequence genomic window:
- a CDS encoding Fe(II)-dependent sulfonate/alpha-ketoglutarate dioxygenase-like protein (COG:E; EggNog:ENOG503NTVZ), producing the protein MATRPNGGNYDIHFHEGIDEVLPDGTLVVNKVNRDASNHPEFLPTWNPSQKLPPLKFFKHQEPGTRADPSFPNLFPKDVKVVNKKVTPKLGTEITGVQLSELNDKGKDELALFVAQRGIVVFREQDFATKGPEFAVKYGSYFGRLHIHPTSGAPKEHPELHITYRRADPGEFERAFSQNTNAVGWHTDVSYELQPPGTTFFSVLEGPEAGGDTIFADVVEAYKRLSPEFQKRLEGLHVLHTSEDQASSSRGNGGIERRKPISSIHPLIRVHPATKEKAIYLNRAFSRRIVELKVEESAFLMEFLYKHIEQSHDLQMRATWQPNTVVVWDNRVVQHSAIIDWDTPVSRHAFRITPQAERPVADLKDLNKEEYDVGDVAEALKNVLKNN; encoded by the coding sequence ATGGCTACTCGTCCAAACGGTGGTAATTACGACATTCACTTCCACGAAGGAATAGATGAAGTTCTCCCAGATGGCACTCTTGTCGTCAACAAAGTCAACAGAGACGCTTCCAACCATCCCGAATTTCTTCCCACCTGGAACCCCAGCCAAAAGCTTCCTccattgaagttcttcaagcacCAAGAACCAGGTACCAGGGCTGACCCATCGTTCCCAAAtttgtttccaaaagaCGTTAAAGTCGTCAACAAAAAAGTTACTCCTAAGCTTGGAACAGAAATCACCGGAGTTCAGTTGTCTGAGTTGAACGACAAAGGAAAAGATGAGTTGGCGTTGTTTGTGGCTCAACGTGGTATTGTGGTGTTCAGAGAACAGGATTTCGCGACAAAAGGACCTGAATTTGCTGTCAAGTACGGTAGTtattttggaagattgCACATCCACCCAACCTCGGGGGCTCCTAAGGAACACCCGGAATTGCACATCACCTACCGTCGTGCAGACCCTGGTGAATTCGAAAGAGCCTTTTCTCAAAACACCAATGCGGTCGGATGGCACACAGATGTCTCATACGAATTGCAACCACCTGGAACCACTTTTTTCTCGGTTTTAGAAGGCCCAGAAGCTGGTGGTGATACCATTTTCGCCGACGTGGTGGAAGCTTATAAGAGATTATCTCCTGAATTCCAGAAGAGATTAGAAGGTCTCCATGTGTTGCACACTTCTGAAGACCAAGCTTCCAGCTCCAGAGGTAATGGAGGtattgaaagaagaaaaccaatTTCAAGTATTCATCCTTTGATCAGAGTTCATCCTGCCACCAAGGAAAAGGCTATTTACTTAAACAGAGCCTTTTCCAGAAGAATTGTCGAATTGAAGGTCGAGGAATCGGCTTTCTTGATGGAATTCTTATACAAGCACATCGAGCAATCTCATGACTTGCAAATGAGAGCAACATGGCAACCAAACACTGTGGTTGTATGGGACAACAGGGTTGTCCAGCACTCTGCTATCATTGACTGGGATACCCCTGTTTCTAGACACGCTTTCAGAATTACTCCTCAGGCCGAAAGACCAGTTGcagacttgaaggacttgaacaaggaaGAATATGacgttggtgatgttgcTGAGGCATTGAAGaatgtgttgaagaacaattAA
- the ERG10 gene encoding erg10, acetyl-CoA C-acetyltransferase (COG:I; EggNog:ENOG503NV1W) — protein MSVYIVATARTPIGAFQGDLSSLTYSDLGAHAVKAALSKVDIKPEQVDEVLFGGVLQANVGQAPARQVALKAGLPESVVATTINKVCASGMKSIILGAQTIICGTNDIVVAGGAESMSNAPYYLPSARGGARFGDSSMVDGIQKDGLLDVYDDILMGKCAEKCASDHEFSREDQDNYAINSYKKAQAAVSAGKFRSEIAPITVKGFRGKPDVVVEHDQEPKNFNEAKLKSARTVFQKENGTVTAPNASKLNDGGAAVILVSESKLKELGLKPLAKISGWGEAATKPVDFTIAPSLAVPKALKHAKLSYEDVDFFEFNEAFSVVGLANAKICGLDLDKINVYGGAVALGHPLGCSGARIVVTLLNVLTQEGGKLGVAGICNGGGGASAIVIERLDHDSKL, from the coding sequence ATGTCAGTTTACATTGTTGCCACTGCCAGAACTCCTATTGGTGCGTTCCAAGGAGACTTGTCCTCCTTGACATACAGTGACTTGGGGGCTCATGCCGTCAAGGCTGCGTTGTCCAAGGTCGATATCAAGCCTGAACAGGTGGATGAGGTGCTTTTTGGGGGTGTTCTCCAAGCCAACGTTGGTCAGGCTCCCGCCAGACAAGTGGCACTTAAGGCTGGGTTGCCAGAATCAGTGGTGGCCActaccatcaacaaggtttGTGCTTCTGGAATGAAATCCATCATCTTGGGAGCCCAAACGATTATTTGTGGTACCAACGATATTGTGGTTGCTGGAGGTGCTGAATCGATGTCCAACGCTCCTTACTACCTCCCCAGTGCCAGAGGTGGTGCCCGGTTCGGAGATTCCTCGATGGTTGACGGGATCCAGAAGGATGGGTTGTTGGATGTGtatgatgatattttgatGGGTAAGTGCGCTGAAAAATGTGCCTCGGACCATGAATTCTCCAGAGAAGACCAAGATAACTATGCCATTAATTCCTATAAAAAGGCACAGGCAGCTGTTTCTGCCGGTAAGTTCCGCAGTGAGATTGCTCCTATCACCGTTAAGGGGTTCAGAGGGAAGCCagatgtggtggtggagcaTGACCAAGAGCCAAAGAACTTCAACGAGGCCAAGCTCAAGAGTGCCAGAACTGTGTTCCAAAAGGAAAACGGAACCGTTACTGCTCCCAATgcatccaagttgaatgacGGAGGAGCAGCCGTGATTTTGGTGAGTGAGtcgaagttgaaggaattggGCTTGAAGCCATTGGCCAAGATTTCCGGCTGGGGTGAGGCTGCTACCAAGCCCGTGGACTTTACCATTGCCCCATCGTTGGCAGTTCCAAAGGCCTTGAAACACGCCAAGTTGTCGTACGAGGATGTGGATTTCTTTGAGTTTAATGAGGCTTTTTCGGTGGTGGGATTGGCCAACGCAAAGATCTGTGGTCTTGACTTGGATAAGATCAACGTGTACGGAGGTGCTGTTGCCTTGGGACACCCATTAGGATGTTCAGGAGCCAGAATTGTCGTTACGTTGTTGAACGTATTGACCCAAGAAGGTGGAAAGTTGGGGGTTGCCGGTATTTGTAACGGTGGAGGAGGAGCCTCAGCCATTGTTATCGAGAGACTCGATCACGACTCAAAGTTGTAG
- a CDS encoding NAD(P)-dependent dehydrogenase (EggNog:ENOG503NU2V; COG:Q) — protein MLDLDYIESLPYVNPTVDRRTVLILGGCSGIGWYTVLYLFLHGYVVYITGRSKSRVLKCIDELEKEAIHIRRTYTSHELSSERYLGHLRYLELDPSSLTSVLHTSSAFAKLEDHLNIFINNLSTSQLPPTLTQDNFEISLQLNYIAPFLLITQLLPLLENTSLHSHLDPPKIIYTSTPLHRLQLSYWSLDTTWPTYAHTVFGWFRYCNAKVSGIHMVKMLGLRNPKILSIAVDTGFVMNPNSFSFLTRLPIIGVMFWCLFQVFGYFFGSSVEEGSYAIIKTCLDPTLDLEHDNGKYFDSRGFDSSPSRVAGDMDYAARTWIWTVNKLNERGIHIPN, from the coding sequence ATGCTAGACCTCGATTATATCGAATCACTCCCATACGTCAACCCCACGGTTGACCGCCGGACCGTCCTCATTCTTGGCGGCTGCAGCGGCATTGGCTGGTACACGGTGCTCTATCTTTTCCTCCACGGCTATGTGGTGTACATTACTGGCAGAAGCAAGTCCCGGGTCCTCAAATGTATCGATGAACTAGAGAAAGAAGCCATCCACATACGCCGGACGTACACATCGCACGAGCTCTCCAGCGAGCGGTATCTTGGACACCTCCGCTACCTCGAGCTTGACCCATCGAGCCTCACGTCGGTTCTTCACACATCGTCGGCATttgccaagttggaagaccacttgaacatcttcatcaacaacttgagcaCCAGCCAGTTACCACCAACCCTCACCCAGGACAACTTCGAGATCCTGCTCCAACTCAACTATATTGCCCCGTTTCTCCTTATAAcccaacttcttccactCCTTGAAAACACTTCATTGCATTCTCATCTCGATCCTCCCAAAATCATCTACACCAGCACCCCCCTCCACCGGCTACAGCTTCTGTACTGGTCGCTCGACACTACATGGCCCACGTACGCTCACACAGTGTTCGGCTGGTTCCGGTATTGCAACGCCAAGGTATCTGGGATTCATATGGTTAAAATGCTAGGGTTGCGAAAccccaagatcttgagcATAGCTGTAGATACTGGATTTGTGATGAATCCTAATAGCTTCAGCTTCCTTACGCGACTACCCATCATTGGTGTGATGTTCTGGTGCTTGTTCCAGGTGTTTGGGTATTTTTTCGGGTCTTCGGTGGAAGAGGGAAGCTATGCCATCATCAAAACGTGCTTGGATCCCACGCTAGACTTGGAACACGATAACGGCAAGTATTTTGATAGTAGAGGGTTTGACTCCAGCCCGTCGCGAGTGGCGGGCGACATGGACTACGCGGCCCGGACGTGGATTTGGACCGTCAATAAGTTGAACGAACGGGGAATCCACATTCCTAATTGA
- a CDS encoding gluconate kinase (EggNog:ENOG503P32X; COG:F), translated as MNSEFSISKYTLMTGTIIVVGGPAGTGKTTAASKLSTYFDCPYVEGDALHPQANIIKMSKGIPLTDDDRWDWLITLTEQTAVKCKEDPHNIAIVTCSMLKKSYRQLIKDHGKSFNFVFCFLYASFDELVNRVENRKNHYMKSDMVKSQYEIMEVPEGDELVENGGDCLAINTTGKSLDDIFQEICNTIRVGRVIDK; from the coding sequence ATGAATTCCGAATtctccatctccaagtaCACCTTAATGACTGGAACCATCATCGTGGTCGGAGGCCCCGCTGGCACCGGCAAAACTACCGCTGCTTCCAAGCTCTCAACATACTTCGACTGCCCATACGTCGAAGGTGACGCCTTGCATCCCCAAGCCAATATAATCAAAATGTCCAAAGGTATTCCCTTAACAGATGATGACAGATGGGACTGGCTCATCACCTTGACGGAACAGACCGCCGTCAAATGCAAGGAAGATCCCCACAATATCGCCATTGTGACGTGCtcgatgttgaagaaatcataTCGAcaattgatcaaagacCATGGAAAGTCGTTCAACTTTGTGTTTTGCTTCTTGTATGCCTCATTCGACGAATTGGTCAACCGTGTGGAAAATAGAAAGAACCATTATATGAAGAGTGATATGGTGAAAAGCCAGTACGAAATTATGGAAGTGCCTGAAGGTGACGAATTAGTTGAAAATGGGGGCGACTGCTTGGCTATTAACACTACTGGTAAGAGCCTTGATGACATATTTCAGGAGATTTGTAACACTATCCGAGTGGGTAGGGTGATAGATAAATAG
- the SUV3 gene encoding RNA helicase (BUSCO:EOG092629FB; EggNog:ENOG503NVKA; COG:A) yields the protein MLITWTRQMLRPQTTAILAVDAWRSYSTQRASSLPDSQLLNACLKDPLANLFVNHAITTPPTKPPPYSPHAMATLSRQFKDTVKAEVNKYCETPQEYKSPQSLTPADFVNPRWEHLGPLVHAIHADMVPPALKSVYAEGDILTPMLSKLVHKLRSQQLLVTAEGISRSIDFSNPAQWYPETRKMKRKIVMHVGPTNSGKTYQSLKKLEKCSSGYYAGPLRLLAREIYENFNGRGINCNLVTGEEVVARVDDDGKISQITSGTIEMVPLFKKMDLCIIDEIQMLADDMRGEAWTSALLGVQAKEVHVCGEERSVDLVRRIATLTGDEIEINRYERLGKLEVASQPVRGLERLKPGDCVIAFSKRKILQLKVAIEKSTKLKVAVIYGALPPEIRSEQAHGFNSGKFDVLVASDAVGMGLNLAIKRIVFSTTQKFNGTSVASLTQSAVRQIGGRAGRFSHDKSKSGGVITAMNKKDLAYIKKHMDGPVEDIPKACVWPTNEVWTSYISKFHPNTSMESILKDIDNGPINSDNFFLTNIESRMGIMELLSADGIMQQLSIEDQLKLSIAPVNLNINSPLVLGTLIKYIRNLVETKSMSILTVDFLPLEILRSKPLRLSPVAESLQVLTVLEDTHKLVLLFMWLAQRWPYLFVDVESAHDWKSLIEKRIGEELSNMRESKRMKR from the coding sequence ATGTTAATCACATGGACACGGCAGATGCTCCGGCCCCAAACGACGGCCATTCTTGCCGTCGATGCTTGGCGAAGCTACTCCACACAGCGGGCGTCCAGCTTGCCAGACTCCCAGTTGCTTAACGCATGCCTCAAGGACCCGCTCGCTAACCTATTTGTGAACCATGCCATCACCACCCCACCGACCAAACCACCGCCATACTCGCCCCACGCCATGGCCACGCTTTCGCGGCAGTTCAAGGATACCGTAAAGGCTGAGGTCAACAAGTACTGTGAAACTCCACAGGAATATAAACTGCCCCAACTGCTCACGCCAGCCGACTTTGTGAATCCTCGCTGGGAACACCTAGGCCCCCTCGTCCACGCCATCCACGCCGATATGGTGCCCCCGGCGTTGAAGAGCGTGTACGCCGAAGGCGACATCCTCACGCCCATGCTTTCCAAACTTGTGCACAAATTACGATCTCAGCAATTGCTTGTGACGGCAGAGGGCATCAGCAGGTCCATCGATTTTTCCAACCCGGCCCAGTGGTATCCCGAGACCCGGAAAATGAAGCGAAAAATTGTTATGCACGTCGGCCCCACCAACTCCGGCAAGACGTACCagctgttgaagaagcttgaaaaaTGTCTGTCTGGGTACTACGCGGGCCCACTTCGACTCCTCGCGCGGGAAATCTACGAGAACTTTAACGGCAGAGGCATAAACTGTAACCTCGTCACGGGTGAGGAGGTGGTGGCCCGCGTCGATGATGACGGTAAGATCAGCCAGATCACCAGTGGTACCATTGAAATGGTGCCGCTTTTTAAGAAAATGGATCTCTGTATCATTGACGAAATCCAAATGCTCGCAGACGATATGAGAGGTGAGGCGTGGACCAGTGCCTTACTCGGTGTCCAGGCCAAAGAAGTCCATGTATGTGGAGAGGAACGTAGTGTCGACTTGGTACGACGTATCGCCACTCTCACAGGCGACGAGATCGAGATCAATCGGTATGAGCGTCTTGGAAAGCTTGAGGTAGCATCGCAGCCAGTGCGCGGATTGGAGAGGCTCAAGCCGGGAGACTGTGTGATTGCGTTCTCGAAACGGAAGATATTGCAGCTCAAAGTGGCAATTGAAAAATCCACCAAGCTCAAGGTGGCAGTCATCTACGGGGCACTTCCTCCTGAAATTCGAAGCGAGCAGGCCCATGGGTTTAATTCTGGTAAGTTTGACGTGCTTGTAGCAAGTGATGCGGTGGGAATGGGACTCAATTTGGCGATCAAGCGCATTGTattttccaccacccaGAAGTTCAACGGGACATCGGTAGCCCTGCTTACCCAGTCAGCGGTGCGCCAGATCGGTGGCCGTGCCGGCAGGTTCAGCCATGATAAGTCCAAGCTGGGCGGAGTAATCACCGCcatgaacaagaaagatCTCGCGTATATCAAGAAACACATGGATGGGCCCGTCGAGGACATTCCCAAGGCATGTGTGTGGCCCACCAACGAGGTATGGACAAGCTACATCTCCAAATTCCACCCCAATACGCTGATGGAGtcgattttgaaggatatcGACAATGGCCCTATCAACTCCGACAACTTCTTCCTCACAAACATCGAGTCGAGGATGGGCATAATGGAGCTCCTACTGGCCGATGGAATCATGCAGCAGTTGTCGATAGAAGACCAGTTGAAGCTTAGCATCGCTCCCGtcaatttgaacatcaaTTCGCCCTTGGTGCTAGGaactttgatcaagtatATTCGGAATCTCGTGGAGACAAAGAGCATGTCGATTCTCACGGTTGACTTCTTGCCACTTGAGATTCTTCGTCTGAAGCCGCTTCGGCTTTCCCCCGTGGCTGAGAGTTTACAGGTGTTGACGGTGCTCGAAGACACACATAAATTGGTGCTACTTTTCATGTGGTTGGCTCAACGGTGGCCATacttgtttgtggatgtcGAGAGTGCCCACGACTGGAAGCTGTTGATTGAAAAGCGTATTGGGGAGGAGTTGAGTAATATGAGAGAGTCCAAGCGGATGAAGAGGTGA
- a CDS encoding uncharacterized protein (EggNog:ENOG503NUBG; COG:T): MNKTINNNNYASQLADDFNRFYIHITDRTLHQVGNYRIAHEIGEGSFGKAYLAHHVLLNTPVVLKSGLIDDPNIVREIYYHKQLKHRNIVRLYEVIKTETHLWLVMEYCQGNELYYLIYENRRLEYKQTQHLFFQIIQATKYVHSLNLAHRDLKLENILLADKKKSIIKLTDFGFVREFSPASRRLLSTMCGTTVYMAPEVLCGQKYNGFSADIWSLGIILYTMLYGQMPFEEDDELRTKYKIIHESPTYDESVPSAANTLIQRMLTKNPMSRPNLNDILNSPFLIDISNRFPTHSHSKDTDSALSISQYYMSNRTRFSSKVEKALLKRLAHAGVRVDRLRRDIEEGHMNSLTAFFDLSLTRDVRHKRRSRRARRSLSKSTKKMKSVLQLNEDGPQLERIMSTLSLGSRQGKADPRRSTDRRSVDVGRGSDVPSPAATAPFDRTVSFYTEHRRSSVSSAPSPAGPRPLSNPSGRKLMNRLQFWKKRDEPQYVLEDTSDLTINSPSPKTVPDNVLMPIQHLGSNGGSAYIYNQNQPYPGEQSNPKLSEVKPASKDQKPAKSSAMVLSPSASTPTKLRRPTSMVSQLSHVSQLSTMASESESEMLASDSMDEFDEELYESSSLNASTQDVGRSTARNGTTKRPTYRRQVSSDVSIASVSTSAMSRHPSTTKKAASLRQVSSNSSTESSELLSPAASTTTGTGGLLMPQSNMASFVFGRSGSPINSTFPSAAPVPRSSSPPVGVTNGPKFKGEKIKYGTTHPIQEENEDDNSS; the protein is encoded by the coding sequence ATGAACAAgaccatcaacaacaacaattaCGCATCACAGCTCGCGGACGACTTCAATCGGTTCTATATTCACATCACCGACAGAACCCTCCATCAAGTAGGCAACTACCGAATTGCCCACGAAATCGGTGAGGGTTCATTTGGCAAAGCATACCTTGCTCACCATGTTCTTCTCAACACAccggtggtgttgaaatcaGGTCTCATCGACGACCCCAACATCGTCCGCGAAATCTACTACCACAAGCAGCTCAAGCACCGTAACATTGTACGGCTCTACGAGGTGATCAAGACCGAAACCCATCTCTGGCTTGTGATGGAATACTGCCAGGGAAATGAGCTCTACTATCTCATCTACGAAAATAGAAGACTAGAGTACAAACAGACCCAACACCTTTTTTTCCAGATCATCCAGGCCACCAAGTACGTGCATCTGTTGAACCTAGCGCACCGAGACTTGAAGCTCGAAAACATTCTCCTTGCCGATAAGAAGAAATccatcatcaaactcaCCGACTTTGGGTTCGTGCGAGAGTTTAGCCCTGCGTCCCGCCGACTTTTGCTGACGATGTGTGGCACCACCGTGTACATGGCGCCCGAAGTGCTCTGTGGCCAGAAATATAACGGGTTTTCTGCTGACATCTGGCTGCTTGGTATCATTCTCTACACGATGCTCTACGGGCAGATGCCGTTTGAAGAGGACGACGAGCTCCGTACAAAGTATAAAATCATCCACGAGCTGCCGACGTACGACGAGTCGGTGCCGCTGGCCGCCAACACCCTCATCCAGCGCATGCTTACCAAGAACCCGATGCTGCGGCCCAATCTCAACGACATCCTCAACTCGCCATTTCTCATCGACATCTCCAACCGTTTCCCCACCCATTCCCATTCCAAAGACACAGATCTGGCCTTGTCGATCTCGCAATATTACATGTCCAACCGGACCCGGTTCCTGtccaaagttgaaaaagctCTCTTAAAACGGTTGGCCCATGCTGGCGTGCGCGTGGACCGACTCCGGCGAGACATCGAAGAAGGCCACATGAACTCTTTGACGGCCTTCTTTGACCTCAGTCTCACCCGAGACGTACGGCACAAGCGACGTAGTCGTCGTGCTCGGCGTTCGTTGAGTAAAAGCACcaaaaagatgaagagtGTGCTTCAGTTGAATGAAGATGGACCGCAGCTCGAGCGCATCATGCTGACGCTAAGTCTCGGTAGCCGGCAGGGGAAGGCGGACCCGCGGCGGTCGACCGACAGACGCTCGGTCGACGTAGGGAGAGGCTCTGACGTGCCCAGCCCTGCTGCCACCGCACCCTTCGACCGCACGGTTCTGTTCTACACCGAACACCGCCGCCTGTCGGTATCGTCTGCCCCGTCCCCCGCCGGACCTCGGCCGCTCTCTAACCCTTCGGGTCGTAAGCTCATGAACCGGCTccagttttggaaaaaaaGAGATGAGCCCCAGTACGTCCTTGAAGACACCAGTGACCTTACCATCAACAGCCCTAGTCCGAAAACAGTGCCAGATAACGTGTTGATGCCCATTCAGCATTTGGGCTCTAATGGTGGTTCGGCCTACATTTACAACCAAAACCAGCCGTACCCCGGTGAACAGTCCAACCCCAAGTTATCGGAGGTGAAACCAGCTTCAAAGGACCAGAAGCCCGCCAAATCGTCGGCCATGGTCCTCTCCCCGCTGGCCCTGACGCCGACCAAACTACGAAGACCCACCTCGATGGTTTCACAGTTGAGTCACGTGAGCCAGCTTTCGACCATGGCCTCTGAACTGGAGTCGGAGATGCTTGCGTCGGACTCCATGGACGAGTTTGACGAGGAATTGTACGAGTCGTCGTCGTTGAACGCTTCCACCCAAGATGTTGGCCGACTGACTGCTCGCAATGGAACCACGAAACGACCTACGTACCGACGCCAGGTGTCGAGTGACGTGCTGATTGCGTCGGTATCGACATCGGCGATGCTGAGACACCcgtccaccaccaaaaaagcTGCTTCTCTTCGCCAGGTTCTGAGTAATTCGTCTACTGAAAGTAGTGAGTTGCTTCTGCCGGCAGCTTCTACCACCACTGGAACCGGTGGTCTTTTGATGCCTCAGTCGAATATGGCtctgtttgtgtttgggaGGTCGGGCTCGCCCATCAACTCCACCTTCCCGCTGGCGGCTCCGGTGCCTCGTTCCAGCTCTCCGCCGGTGGGTGTGACAAATGGACCCAAGTTTAAAGGggagaagatcaagtacGGGACCACGCATCCTATTCAGGAAGAGAACGAGGATGACAATTCGAGTTGA
- a CDS encoding uncharacterized protein (COG:J; EggNog:ENOG503NX3H), translated as MSVFVVDNEITSSVRELGEIIDTIKGSSDFSQSLDSHIPSSPADFTDKSALIQKVYDASSPEYLKTLSDKEFEPTFNLIIYILSALQGGVEAVFAKDTEDKLLNNLINSSPVQQLSLRDRKSIKATSILSELTLVFNLLPSTSSIRVKVVTLILSFVKKLELDFSILQQSFGENLVSWLQEAQASEKDIKQVFWSFIELDSSRSSKSLELINKFTKQYQLDQQELQSLIKFALNGSTIDLSFMVNNNVNKAIQAHQSDALVALFSRYLQGELLEDSPDFTNLKSKSQILALCKFFETSSKFEFNLAEIPVASSTDLEVLLINSIKAGLVEGKLDQTNSTFYLTRINKFILPSDQQAVARNLEGVKSHLAAWRASLVSVGDVVNTFRENIK; from the coding sequence atgtctgtatttgtggttgataACGAGATCACCAGCTCCGTGAGAGAACTTGGGGAGATCATCGACACCATAAAGGGATCGTCAGACTTTTCTCAGTCGTTGGACTCCCATATTCCCTCTTCACCCGCTGATTTCACCGATAAATCAGCTCTTATACAGAAGGTTTACGACGCATCATCACCAgagtatttgaaaactttgagTGACAAAGAGTTCGAACcaaccttcaacttgatcataTACATCTTAAGTGCCCTCCAAGGTGGAGTTGAAGCTGTGTTCGCCAAAGATACCGAAGacaagttattgaacaatttgatcaactccagTCCTGTTCAACAATTGTCTTTGAGAGACAGAAAGTCCATTAAAGCCACCAGTATATTGTCTGAATTGACGTTggttttcaacttgttgcCCAGCACCTCTTCTATCCGTGTGAAGGTGGTGACGTTGATTTTATCATttgtcaagaagttggagctTGACTTTTCGATTCTCCAGCAATCTTTCGGTGAAAACTTGGTTCTGTGGTTACAAGAAGCCCAAGCGTCTGAAAAAGATATCAAACAGGTCTTCTGGTCGTTCATTGAATTGGACTCCTCTCGTTCACTGAAGTCTTtagagttgatcaacaaattcacAAAGCAGTACCAATTGGACCAACAAGAATTGCAAAGCTTGATCAAATTTGCCTTGAACGGCTCCACAATCGATCTCTCCTTCATGGTGAATAACAACGTCAACAAGGCCATTCAAGCCCACCAATCCGATGCGTTGGTGGCTTTGTTTTCTCGTTATTTACAAGGGGAATTACTCGAAGACTCGCCAgacttcaccaacttgaaatcCAAGTCCCAGATCTTGGCCTTGTGcaaattctttgaaacATCGAGTAAGTTCGAATTCAATCTCGCTGAAATTCCAGTGGCTTCGTCTACTGATTTGGAAGTgttattgatcaactctATAAAAGCTGGTTTGGTTGAAGGTAAATTGGATCAGACTAATTCCACCTTCTACTTGACCAGAATTAACAAATTTATCTTACCAAGTGACCAACAGGCAGTGGCCAGAAACTTGGAAGGTGTCAAGAGCCATTTGGCAGCATGGAGAGCATCTCTAGTATCTGTTGGCGATGTGGTTAATACTTTTAGAGAAAACATCAAGTAG